In a genomic window of Acropora muricata isolate sample 2 chromosome 2, ASM3666990v1, whole genome shotgun sequence:
- the LOC136898455 gene encoding uncharacterized protein, protein MNITDCFQMRKRRSVDKTPGRSHEDGRGTSVSPVGRKLHTPCHPSRTSCNTSFFDQSLDIVWDNNSPSPARTLSLGKRKKHYGSDSSSSGGEISDLVQKLADKSGQTPESNHPMLAFWMSREGNATSQKMNGNGTVSGISATTQKNQEFQTPSRRPRRVLRKCNKSKMRLLKQDIELLCNQVEKTDGENSIQEETGSPRSNISKSDQQKDDAFTVLKQKQTTERDCNDRVSATVDEQLFDGWDTDEDTVLSQVEIPCFNNNVPETQILTNTQLLHTASHTLYKNSNVKPKAFDSKDQSMEKQIDENDSIVTESWDFVDDFGNGDDEDILESALDEFEKSQQVSVPDIRRVPLLHVKSELSHSDIKTDVCNSIIPVSRLQNSNSGCQVQRLQDTSSTLQRNSSAKCQTTAAKTNFSFIPRSMYENTMNAASRTLVTHSEVRDTRALASSSNKVQRNSNSQGIVNKPQENLSAKQKTAKGGTKPFQCSKEEIERKKMEALNRRKQKMSQSQQNNQNSRI, encoded by the exons ATGAATATCACTGATTGTTTTCAAATGAGAAAACGACGGTCGGTAGACAAGACGCCTGGACGTTCTCATGAAGATGGCAGAG GGACCTCAGTGTCCCCAGTTGGGAGAAAACTACATACACCTTGTCATCCTTCAAGGACAAGCTGCAATACCTCGTTCTTTGATCAGTCCTTGGATATTGTATGGGACAATAATTCTCCATCACCAGCAAGAACTTTGTCTTTAG gaaaaagaaagaagcaTTATGGCAGTGACAGCAGTAGCAGTGGTGGTGAAATTTCTGACCTTGTGCAAAAATTGGCAGATAAA TCTGGTCAGACCCCAGAGAGCAACCATCCAATGTTGGCATTTTGGATGTCTAGGGAAGGGAATGCCACATCACAAAAGATGAACGGCAATGGAACAGTGTCTGGGATTTCTGCAACAACACAAAAGAACCAAGAATTCCAAACACCATCTAGAAGGCCAAG ACGAGTTCTCAGAAAATGCAACAAGTCAAAAATGAGACTGTTGAAACAGGATATTGAACTTCTTTGCAATCAGGTGGAGAAAACAG ATGGTGAAAATTCCATTCAGGAGGAAACTGGTTCCCCACGAAG caaTATTAGCAAAAGTGATCAGCAAAAAGATGATGCTTTTactgttttgaaacaaaaacaaaccacaGAACGAGATTGTAATGATAGAGTTTCAGCAACTGTAGATGAACAGTTATTTGATGGCTGGGATACAGATGAAGACACTGTTTTAAGCCAGGTGGAAATTCCTTGCTTCAACAACAATGTCCCTGAAACACAAATTCTGACCAATACACAGTTGCTCCACACTGCAAGTCATACTCTGTACAAAAATAGTAATGTGAAACCAAAAGCATTTGACTCTAAGGACCAAAGTATGGAAAAACAAATTGATGAAAATGACAGTATTGTAACAGAGAGCTGGGATTTTGTGGATGATTTTGGAAACGGTGATGATGAAGATATTCTTGAGAGTGCTTTGGATGAGTTTGAAAAGTCACAACAAGTCAGTGTTCCAGATATTCGAAGGGTGCCACTTTTGCATGTGAAATCAGAGTTAAGCCACAGTGATATAAAAACAGATGTATGCAACAGCATAATCCCAGTATCTAGGTTACAAAATTCAAACAGTGGGTGTCAAGTTCAAAGGTTGCAGGATACCTCGTCCACACTTCAAAGAAATTCATCTGCCAAGTGTCAAACTACTGCAGCCAAaactaatttttctttcattccacGCTCTATGTATGAAAATACAATGAATGCAGCATCAAGAACTTTAGTCACGCATTCAGAAGTCAGGGATACAAGAGCTTTAGCATCATCCAGTAATAAAGTGCAGAGGAATAGCAATTCTCAAGGAATTGTTAACAAACCACAGGAGAATTTATCTGCCAAACAAAAAACTGCTAAAG GAGGAACTAAACCGTTCCAGTGCTCAAAGGAAGAGATTGAACGGAAAAAGATGGAGGCACTAAACCGTCGCAAACAGAAAATGTCTCAAAGTCAACAGAACAATCAGAATAGTAGAATATAG
- the LOC136898474 gene encoding uncharacterized protein → MENQPGKHAQNHSKLTDKYFAGRGRALKEFSKRTRKAEEVEKRKHIQQLILSGKIPFDKQEIEKQLNNGVNGMCGLTSISSSSQLQQFEDNESDNFVDSTRKKTSLKVPIGSKNNFNDHLHTDGISINNLENHLHQFKLDERVTTFAHNRIPPRFRNNHKARNFKMQSNKPLEKQDKFDQTNSKHKVENQAPNGTREARSQKPPSLQTFTQEKRNNYYSSTNSDFWKDWEDSVVVHGSIDEEYLEDIVLVDDNDNLDDVMVQQYVHSLPEGQMGAAKSQTPQASKLTPSLIQGLGNLKSTVNADAYQHPPGTAPNPPKGPDRWGGNEIKNINEATGWGDLAEDNGNWYDDGTSALWGDPTLPYRASGGWSWNS, encoded by the exons ATGGAGAACCAACCAGGAAAA caTGCACAAAATCATTCAAAATTAACTGACAAATATTTTGCTGGAAGAGGAAGAGCCCTCAAGGAATTTTCCAAGAGAACCCGGAAAGCAGAG GAAGTTGAAAAGAGAAAACACATACAGCAGTTAATATTGAGTGGAAAAATTCCATTTGACAAG CAAGAGATTGAAAAACAGCTGAATAATGGTGTTAATGGAATGTGTGGATTAACCTCTATTTCATCTTCAAGCCAATTGCAGCAGTTCGAGGATAATGAAAGTGATAACTTTGTGGATTCAACCCGTAAAAAAACAAGTTTAAAGGTTCCTATTGGAAGCAAGAATAATTTCAATGATCACTTGCACACTGATGGAATCAGTATTAATAACTTAGAAAACCATCTGCATCAATTTAAACTTGATGAGAGAGTCACAACTTTTGCTCACAATAGAATACCTCCAAGGTTTCGAAATAACCATAAGGCCAGGAACTTCAAAATGCAATCAAATAAGCCTTTGGAAAAGCAAGATAAATTTGATCAAACAAACAGCAAACACAAGGTAGAGAACCAAGCTCCAAATGGTACTAGGGAGGCAAGATCTCAGAAGCCACCGTCACTACAGACTTTCACCCAGgaaaaaaggaataattattatagttcaACAAATTCGGATTTTTGGAAAGACTGGGAGGATTCAGTTGTTGTCCATGGGTCCATTGATGAAGAATATTTGGAAGACATTGTTTTAGTTGATGACAATGACAACTTAGATGATGTAATGGTGCAACAGTATGTGCATTCTCTTCCGGAAGGACAGATGGGTGCTGCCAAGTCGCAGACACCTCAGGCTTCCAAGCTGACCCCAAGTCTCATTCAAGGATTAGGAAACCTCAAGTCGACAGTTAATGCAGATGCTTACCAGCACCCTCCAGGCACTGCACCAAACCCTCCAAAAGGTCCAGATCGGTGGGGTggtaatgaaataaaaaatattaacgAGGCAACAGGGTGGGGTGATCTTGCGGAGGACAATGGAAATTGGTATGATGATGGTACCTCAGCTCTTTGGGGTGATCCAACACTACCCTATAGGGCAAGCGGTGGCTGGAGTTGGAATAGCTGA
- the LOC136898464 gene encoding uncharacterized protein, with protein MTSSLKVLPSVFLKMAESFENLPDWKNEDLEKSLAEAVDSYDKQEEEKKTRFSVENDLTKLLEQSQSNATKRNTKWVVKLFQDWCQERNIITPLLKMNTTELDQNLARFYVEARTKKGEEYSRSALLGFRNSIERHLNNNGVTVKLSKNQVFQNSNKILDAKLRINRRAGKENIQHKPVIVPSDLAKIRASPFLSMTTPAGLLRRTWFYVSLYWCRRGREGQRDLRRDSFKFTRDASGREYAVMTHEEATKNHPGGENSKSSAERETRLYSTGEDDDAFASLKGFVSKLNPSCSAFFQHPKQSVNPEDAVWYENRPLGVNKLGEMMKTISVGAKLSQLYTNHSVRASAITLLSDANVPDRHIMFISGHSSEQSIAHYSSRPSVSQLENVSDTISNALENQQPQSTQISTVTTAPLIQSSNRMASNVSMSTATASFPSGFFNSCNIQGNVQVFFGLQTPSDDKK; from the exons atgacgtcaTCATTAAAAGTTTTGCCCtctgtttttttaaaaatggcggaaagttttgaaaatttaccGGACTGGAAGAACGAAGATTTAGAAAAAAGCCTTGCCGAGGCCGTGGACAGTTACGATAAAcaggaggaagaaaaaaaaacacgtttcTCTGTTGAAAACGACTTGACAAAACTACTTGAGCAGTCGCAGTCGAACGCGACTAAACGAAACACAAAATGGGTAGTGAAATTATTTCAAG ATTGGTGTCAGGAAAGAAATATCATAACACCGCTTCTTAAAATGAACACTACGGAATTGGACCAAAACCTGGCAAGATTTTATGTGGAAGCCAGAACAAAAAAGGGAGAAGAGTACAGTCGTTCAGCTCTTCTCGGCTTTCGCAATTCCATTGAACGACACCTAAACAACAACGGTGTTACAGTGAaattatcaaaaaaccaagtgtttcaaaacagcaacaaaattcttGACGCGAAGCTCAGAATCAACCGCCGCGCtggcaaagaaaatattcaACATAAGCCAGTTATTGTACCATCAGACCTTGCCAAAATTCGAGCTAGCCCGTTCCTCAGTATGACAACTCCAGCTGGACTGCTACGAAGAACGTGGTTCTACGTTTCGCTTTACTGGTGCAGGCGTGGAAGAGAAGGCCAACGAGATCTTCGCCGCGACAGTTTTAAGTTTACTCGCGATGCCAGTGGCCGCGAGTACGCAGTGATGACCCACGAGGAAGCCACAAAAAATCATCCTGGTGGTGAAAACAGTAAGTCCTCAGCAGAACGAGAAACAAGACTTTACAGCACTGGAGAAGATGATGACGCATTTGCCAGTCTGAAAGGTTTTGTGTCCAAATTAAATCCATCATGTTCAGCGTTTTTCCAACATCCAAAGCAAAGTGTGAATCCTGAAGACGCCGTTTGGTACGAAAACAGACCACTGGGTGTCAACAAGTTAGGCGAAATGATGAAAACCATATCTGTTGGAGCGAAGCTCTCTCAGTTATACACCAACCATTCCGTTCGGGCGTCTGCCATAACTTTGCTCTCTGACGCGAATGTTCCAGACCGTCACATCATGTTCATTTCAGGGCACAGCAGCGAGCAAAGCATAGCTCACTACAGCTCACGGCCGTCTGTATCGCAGCTGGAAAATGTCTCCGACACCATCTCAAATGCACTTGAGAATCAGCAACCACAGAGCACACAAATTTCCACCGTCACTACTGCTCCACTCATCCAAAGCTCGAACCGAATGGCCTCCAACGTTTCGATGTCGACCGCAACCGCAAGTTTTCCTAGTGGCTTTTTTAACTCCTGTAATATTCAGGGCAACGTCCAGGTGTTTTTCGGCTTACAGACCCCCTCCGATGACAAAAAGTGA